In Chloracidobacterium sp., one genomic interval encodes:
- the secA gene encoding preprotein translocase subunit SecA, with product MAVNSFADKLVKKVFGSSSDVFLKKVKTTVAEINSLEPRFLAMSDDELKAQTPKFKEMIAKHIEGIDDKDERRKAEQDILDQLLPESFATVREASKRVTGMRHFDVQLIGGIALHQGRIAEMRTGEGKTLVATLPSYLNGLTGRGVHVVTVNDYLASRDAEWMGRIHKFLGLDVGCIQNDMDDVARKDAYACAITYGTNNEFGFDYLRDNMKFDVESLVQPDHYFAIIDEVDSILIDEARTPLIISGASEEATDKYYTANQIIPHLELGHKDEETKVTTGDYLLDEKNHSAVLTEQGVTKAERLLGVSNLYDPSNMDILHCVEQALKAHTLYKLDHHYVVQDGEVIIVDDFTGRLMQGRRWSDGLHQAVEAKEGVKIERENQTLATITLQNYFRMYEKLGGMTGTAETEAEEFNEVYGLDVVQIPTNMPMIRKDTPDVIYRTLPEKWDAVVKEIKELHEKGQPVLVGTVSVENSELVAAKLKALGVPHNVLNAKYHEREAEIVAQAGRKGAVTIATNMAGRGTDILLGGNPEFLAREYLKRQEIDPDEATEEQFEAELAKAKAVVKEEALAVQAVGGLHILGTERHESRRIDNQLRGRAGRQGDPGSSHFVLSLEDDLMRIFAGDKVRSMMEWLGMEKGVAIESKTVSRQIERAQKAVEARNFETRKHVLKYDDVMNRQRETIYGLRRQLMFEPEHREYLLGDRGVAKDLLHDLTASFLANDIHPDKWDVDTYAAEIENIYAVDPALDAHVDFKSMNSDQIEDAIWAKASANYAEKEKLAGGDSLRAYERYIMLNIIDSQWKDHLLSIDHVKQGIGLVGYGQKDPLVEYKKQSFDMFQDMLDRIDTNTTKALFNLEIVVKDEQEEMERLQRLEMQRSRRQAAGMAFTGAMATADAAGAEAARHTPFVRDQPKVKPNDPCYCGSGKKFKKCHGAGV from the coding sequence ATGGCTGTAAACAGTTTCGCAGATAAATTGGTTAAGAAGGTTTTCGGATCATCGAGCGATGTATTCCTTAAGAAAGTTAAGACGACGGTCGCCGAGATCAATTCGCTCGAACCGCGATTTCTAGCGATGAGCGACGACGAACTGAAAGCACAGACGCCGAAGTTCAAAGAGATGATCGCAAAACACATCGAAGGTATCGACGATAAGGACGAACGACGAAAGGCAGAGCAGGATATACTCGATCAGCTTCTGCCCGAGTCATTCGCTACCGTTCGCGAGGCATCAAAACGCGTTACCGGAATGCGGCATTTCGATGTTCAGCTCATCGGCGGCATCGCCCTGCACCAAGGCCGCATCGCCGAGATGCGTACGGGTGAAGGTAAAACGCTCGTTGCCACACTTCCCTCGTATTTGAACGGCCTCACAGGCCGCGGCGTTCACGTTGTTACGGTGAATGATTATCTCGCGAGCCGCGACGCCGAATGGATGGGCCGCATCCACAAATTCCTCGGCCTCGATGTCGGCTGCATCCAGAATGATATGGATGACGTCGCACGTAAGGACGCTTATGCGTGCGCGATCACCTACGGCACGAACAACGAATTCGGCTTTGATTATCTGCGCGACAACATGAAGTTCGATGTAGAATCGCTCGTACAGCCCGATCACTATTTTGCGATCATCGACGAAGTTGACTCGATCCTCATTGACGAAGCACGAACACCGCTCATCATTTCGGGAGCATCTGAAGAAGCGACCGATAAGTATTACACCGCGAACCAGATCATTCCGCACCTTGAACTCGGCCATAAGGACGAAGAAACGAAAGTAACCACGGGTGACTATCTGCTGGACGAAAAGAATCATTCAGCCGTGCTGACGGAACAAGGCGTTACCAAAGCCGAACGCCTGCTCGGTGTCTCGAACCTCTACGACCCGTCGAACATGGATATTCTCCATTGCGTCGAACAGGCGCTCAAGGCACATACGCTCTATAAGCTCGACCACCATTATGTCGTCCAGGATGGTGAGGTCATCATCGTCGATGACTTCACCGGACGCCTTATGCAGGGCCGGCGTTGGTCGGACGGGCTGCACCAGGCCGTCGAAGCAAAAGAAGGCGTCAAGATCGAGCGTGAGAACCAAACCCTTGCAACTATCACGCTGCAGAACTACTTCCGTATGTACGAAAAACTCGGCGGCATGACAGGTACTGCCGAGACCGAGGCTGAAGAATTCAATGAGGTTTACGGTCTTGACGTCGTCCAGATCCCGACAAATATGCCGATGATCCGCAAGGACACACCCGACGTGATCTATCGCACGCTGCCGGAAAAGTGGGACGCCGTGGTCAAGGAGATCAAGGAGCTGCATGAAAAGGGCCAGCCCGTGCTTGTCGGTACCGTTTCGGTCGAAAATTCGGAGTTGGTCGCGGCCAAGCTGAAGGCGCTCGGCGTTCCGCACAACGTGCTGAACGCAAAATACCACGAACGCGAGGCCGAGATCGTCGCACAGGCAGGCCGCAAGGGAGCGGTTACCATTGCAACGAACATGGCCGGCCGCGGTACTGATATCCTGCTCGGCGGCAACCCGGAATTCCTTGCCCGTGAGTACTTGAAACGTCAAGAGATCGATCCCGATGAGGCAACGGAAGAACAGTTCGAGGCGGAGTTGGCGAAGGCGAAAGCGGTCGTAAAAGAAGAGGCTCTTGCAGTGCAAGCCGTCGGCGGACTGCATATTCTCGGTACCGAAAGGCATGAATCGCGCCGCATCGACAATCAGCTTCGCGGCCGTGCGGGCCGTCAAGGCGATCCGGGAAGTTCGCATTTCGTCCTCTCACTCGAGGACGACCTGATGCGTATCTTTGCGGGCGACAAGGTTCGCTCGATGATGGAATGGCTCGGTATGGAAAAGGGCGTCGCTATCGAGTCAAAGACCGTTTCGCGGCAGATCGAGCGTGCACAGAAGGCGGTCGAGGCGCGCAACTTTGAGACGCGTAAACACGTCCTCAAATACGACGACGTTATGAACCGTCAGCGCGAAACGATCTACGGGTTGCGGCGGCAGCTTATGTTCGAGCCCGAACATCGCGAATATTTGCTCGGCGACCGAGGCGTCGCCAAGGATCTGCTTCACGACCTAACCGCAAGCTTTTTGGCAAATGATATCCATCCGGACAAATGGGATGTCGATACCTACGCGGCCGAGATCGAGAATATTTACGCGGTCGATCCCGCTCTTGATGCACATGTGGACTTCAAGAGCATGAACTCCGATCAGATCGAAGACGCTATCTGGGCGAAGGCCTCGGCAAACTATGCCGAAAAGGAAAAACTCGCGGGCGGCGACAGCCTTCGGGCATACGAGCGTTACATAATGCTCAACATCATTGATTCGCAGTGGAAGGATCATCTGCTCTCGATAGACCATGTAAAGCAGGGCATCGGCCTTGTTGGCTACGGACAAAAAGACCCGTTGGTCGAGTATAAGAAGCAGTCATTCGATATGTTCCAGGATATGCTCGACCGTATCGACACCAATACCACAAAGGCACTCTTCAACCTCGAAATAGTCGTTAAGGATGAGCAGGAGGAAATGGAGCGGCTGCAAAGGCTTGAAATGCAGCGTTCACGCCGCCAGGCCGCCGGCATGGCATTCACCGGTGCGATGGCAACGGCAGATGCCGCCGGCGCCGAGGCCGCACGCCATACGCCGTTCGTCCGCGATCAGCCTAAGGTTAAACCGAACGATCCGTGCTACTGCGGCAGCGGCAAGAAATTCAAGAAATGTCACGGCGCGGGTGTATGA
- a CDS encoding energy transducer TonB gives MKPFILSFVLLFLTGAVLAQDTFETGITQYRSMDYEAAVATLRSVTAADKNNKIAWVYFGAALLRSSNTKEAAKAFRKGRAGSQDLTPGDDTPLRITNRTRVRYTEAARERLVTGRIKLAVEFRSDGTIGFVFPFQTLPDGLTENSIAAARGLTFEPATRNGSPVTTVAIIEHTFDIH, from the coding sequence ATGAAGCCATTTATTCTTTCATTCGTATTGTTGTTCCTGACGGGGGCCGTACTCGCTCAAGATACTTTTGAGACCGGCATTACCCAATATCGATCAATGGATTATGAGGCTGCTGTCGCGACGCTTAGATCCGTGACAGCAGCTGACAAGAATAATAAGATCGCATGGGTCTATTTTGGCGCCGCGTTACTACGCAGTAGCAACACAAAGGAAGCAGCTAAGGCATTCAGAAAGGGCAGGGCCGGAAGCCAAGATCTGACACCGGGCGACGATACACCGTTAAGAATTACGAACCGAACTCGTGTGCGATACACAGAAGCTGCCCGAGAAAGGCTTGTTACAGGCAGGATCAAGCTGGCGGTGGAATTCAGGTCCGATGGAACGATCGGCTTTGTATTTCCGTTTCAAACATTGCCCGACGGATTGACAGAAAATTCTATTGCCGCAGCAAGAGGACTTACGTTCGAGCCCGCTACTCGTAACGGATCTCCCGTTACAACAGTAGCCATAATTGAACACACTTTCGATATCCACTAA